One part of the Spiroplasma turonicum genome encodes these proteins:
- the prmC gene encoding peptide chain release factor N(5)-glutamine methyltransferase — MKIIKEVVEFYSKDFDKKQIKNIIKHVLYKDVFFDDDIVTKNEIKEIRKIFKKLKKGQLLEYITNRKFFYKNNFIVNKNTLIPRPETELLVEEVLQYNLQNKNVFDICCGTGCIGLSIYLENNNINLFMSDISKKALNVTKKNIKLLNAKAKVYKSNFINFIFEKNLKPDFIIINPPYIDKRDKNLDILVKKNEPKTALFAKDNGLFFYKVLYNNLEKLFNLNKDLIILCEFGFEQKQKLEGIFNLKRVKYKIEFKKDYSNLWRYFILKKV; from the coding sequence ATGAAGATAATTAAGGAAGTTGTTGAATTTTATTCAAAAGATTTTGATAAAAAACAAATAAAAAATATTATTAAACATGTTTTGTATAAAGATGTTTTTTTTGATGACGATATCGTTACAAAAAATGAGATAAAAGAAATAAGAAAAATATTTAAGAAATTAAAAAAAGGACAATTATTAGAATATATTACTAATAGAAAGTTTTTTTATAAAAACAATTTTATTGTTAATAAAAATACTTTAATACCAAGACCAGAGACAGAACTTTTAGTTGAAGAAGTATTACAATATAACCTTCAAAATAAAAATGTTTTCGACATATGTTGTGGAACAGGTTGCATAGGACTAAGTATTTATTTAGAAAACAATAATATTAATTTATTTATGTCTGATATTAGCAAAAAAGCTCTAAATGTTACAAAGAAAAATATAAAACTTTTAAATGCTAAAGCCAAAGTTTACAAGTCTAATTTTATAAACTTTATATTTGAAAAAAATTTGAAACCTGATTTTATAATAATCAACCCACCATATATCGATAAAAGAGATAAAAATTTAGATATTTTAGTCAAAAAAAACGAGCCTAAAACGGCTCTTTTTGCAAAAGATAATGGTTTATTTTTTTATAAAGTTCTTTATAATAACCTAGAAAAACTCTTTAATTTAAATAAAGATTTAATAATATTATGTGAATTTGGTTTTGAACAAAAACAAAAGCTAGAGGGCATTTTTAATTTAAAGAGAGTAAAATATAAAATAGAATTTAAGAAAGACTATTCTAATTTATGAAGATATTTTATTTTAAAGAAGGTTTAG
- the prfA gene encoding peptide chain release factor 1, which yields MNAKTLEALNVIEKRVNMIDSKLQDEANLSDIKLLTELNKERSSLESIYNEYLEYKKIKSDLDEANYMLKNEKDAELKQLAKSELQDLEEKIETLEKNIELLLLPKDPNDDKNVVFEIRGAAGGDEANIFAGDLFRLYTRYAEKNNWKVEVLEESESTAGGFSQISFMVKGDNVYSKMKFESGSHRVQRVPKTESKGRIQTSTATVAVLPEVSDLEVDIKLSDLRIDTYRSSGAGGQHVNTTDSAVRVTHIPTGIVASSQDGRSQHDNKDKAMTMLRARIYEYELQKKQEQEASQRKSAVGTGARSEKIRTYNYPQNRITDHRINLTLSKLDQVMEGNLEEIIDGLIKNHQKELIAEQINEDN from the coding sequence ATGAACGCAAAGACATTAGAAGCACTTAATGTTATTGAAAAAAGAGTAAATATGATTGATTCTAAGTTACAAGATGAAGCAAATTTATCAGACATTAAGTTACTAACAGAATTAAATAAAGAAAGATCTAGTTTAGAAAGCATATATAATGAATATTTAGAATATAAAAAAATAAAAAGCGACTTAGATGAAGCAAACTATATGTTAAAAAATGAAAAAGATGCTGAACTTAAACAACTTGCTAAAAGTGAGTTACAAGACTTAGAAGAAAAAATTGAAACCTTAGAAAAAAACATAGAATTGTTACTTTTACCAAAAGACCCTAATGATGATAAAAATGTTGTATTTGAAATTAGAGGTGCAGCAGGTGGTGATGAAGCTAACATTTTTGCAGGAGATTTATTTAGACTATATACAAGATATGCCGAAAAAAACAATTGAAAAGTTGAAGTTTTAGAAGAGAGCGAATCAACAGCAGGAGGATTTAGCCAAATTTCATTTATGGTGAAAGGTGATAATGTATACTCAAAAATGAAGTTTGAATCTGGAAGCCATAGAGTACAAAGAGTTCCAAAAACAGAGTCCAAAGGAAGAATTCAAACTTCTACAGCTACTGTTGCTGTCTTACCAGAAGTTTCAGATTTGGAAGTAGATATTAAACTATCAGATCTTAGAATTGATACTTATAGGTCTTCTGGAGCTGGTGGTCAACATGTTAATACAACTGATTCTGCTGTAAGAGTTACACATATTCCGACCGGAATAGTTGCCTCATCTCAAGATGGAAGAAGTCAACACGATAATAAAGACAAAGCTATGACAATGTTAAGGGCTAGAATTTATGAGTATGAGCTTCAAAAAAAACAAGAACAAGAAGCAAGTCAAAGAAAAAGTGCAGTAGGTACAGGAGCAAGAAGTGAAAAAATAAGAACTTATAATTATCCGCAGAACAGAATAACAGACCATCGAATTAATTTAACATTAAGTAAGTTAGATCAGGTTATGGAAGGTAATTTAGAAGAAATTATTGACGGTTTAATAAAAAATCATCAGAAAGAATTAATAGCTGAACAAATCAATGAAGATAATTAA
- a CDS encoding thymidine kinase, protein MSNILNLKNKKGWIELITGCMFAGKTEEFIKRLRRYQYANQNIIVFKPAIDDRYGQKEIYSHSRMNIDAIPIQNSEELIKVFNEKNKNKNIDVIGIDEVQFLDENIVNVLDNFANKGIIVIASGLDKDFRNRPFKNVDKLLVNAEYIDKLTSICHKCGGNGTRTQRIIDGKPASLDSPLIFIAANEKYESRCRHCFEEPR, encoded by the coding sequence ATGAGTAATATATTAAATTTAAAAAACAAAAAAGGATGAATTGAATTAATTACAGGTTGTATGTTTGCAGGCAAAACAGAAGAGTTTATAAAAAGATTAAGAAGATATCAATATGCAAATCAAAATATTATTGTTTTTAAACCAGCAATAGATGATAGGTATGGTCAAAAAGAAATTTATTCACATTCTAGAATGAACATTGACGCAATTCCAATTCAAAATAGTGAAGAACTAATAAAAGTTTTTAATGAAAAAAATAAAAATAAAAATATTGATGTAATTGGAATTGATGAAGTACAATTTCTTGATGAAAACATCGTTAATGTATTAGATAATTTTGCAAATAAAGGAATTATAGTTATTGCAAGTGGTTTAGATAAAGATTTTAGAAATAGACCATTTAAAAACGTTGACAAACTACTTGTTAATGCTGAGTATATTGATAAATTAACATCTATTTGTCATAAATGTGGTGGTAATGGAACAAGAACTCAAAGAATAATTGATGGTAAACCAGCTTCTCTTGATAGTCCCTTAATATTTATTGCAGCAAACGAAAAATATGAATCAAGATGTAGACATTGTTTTGAGGAACCAAGGTAG
- a CDS encoding DHH family phosphoesterase, whose protein sequence is MKDLIQFIKDFDHIVIAKHKSPDWDTHGSAYGLKSIIKTNFPSKNVYIVGWDMESDCREKDEAILNEEILEKCLFITVDVANYDRIDFDRLEHIKTIYKIDHHIEVDNFTQFKLVEDNAIACTQVITLWAYDNSLIIDKKAARYLFYGLITDSARFLYKNTNSKSFKAAMILSEVFTEITTVYESLYLKSIHQARWNSKCFSKIKQLKNEKVAYLKIKKKDFKNKNLTEFEVKSSLSIFLNIKEIEVWYIAYESNSSKKIKVSLRSRKHNVNKVAEKFGGGGHILASGLTLQSWKELKLLNKELDKLFKEDKVDE, encoded by the coding sequence ATGAAAGATCTAATACAATTTATAAAAGATTTTGATCATATTGTGATTGCAAAACATAAAAGTCCAGATTGAGATACACATGGTTCAGCATATGGTTTGAAATCAATCATCAAAACCAATTTTCCATCGAAAAATGTTTATATTGTTGGATGAGATATGGAAAGCGATTGTAGAGAAAAAGACGAAGCAATATTGAATGAGGAAATTCTTGAAAAATGCTTATTTATTACTGTTGATGTTGCTAATTATGATAGAATAGATTTTGATAGGTTAGAACATATAAAAACAATATATAAAATAGATCACCATATAGAAGTTGATAATTTCACTCAGTTTAAGCTTGTTGAAGATAACGCAATAGCTTGTACTCAAGTTATTACATTATGAGCATATGATAATAGCTTAATAATAGATAAAAAAGCTGCAAGATATTTGTTCTATGGTTTAATAACCGACTCTGCAAGATTCTTGTATAAAAATACAAATTCAAAAAGTTTTAAAGCGGCTATGATTTTATCAGAAGTATTTACAGAAATAACAACTGTTTATGAAAGTTTGTATTTAAAAAGTATACACCAAGCTAGATGAAATAGTAAATGTTTTAGCAAAATAAAACAGTTAAAAAATGAAAAAGTTGCATATTTGAAAATAAAAAAGAAAGACTTCAAAAATAAAAATTTAACAGAGTTTGAAGTAAAATCTTCTTTATCTATTTTTCTTAATATTAAAGAAATAGAAGTTTGATACATAGCTTACGAGTCTAACTCATCAAAAAAAATTAAGGTCTCATTAAGAAGTAGAAAACACAATGTAAATAAAGTAGCAGAAAAATTTGGTGGGGGTGGACATATCCTTGCTTCAGGTTTAACATTGCAAAGTTGAAAAGAGTTAAAACTTTTAAACAAAGAGTTGGATAAATTATTTAAAGAGGATAAAGTAGATGAGTAA
- the rpmE gene encoding 50S ribosomal protein L31: MPKQGIHPNYQEAKFICTSCSNEFLSGSTKGSEVRVDTCSNCHPFYTGKQNFANAEGRVEKFKEKFAKKDAVQAEMKKASESQKAENAKKAKEKK; the protein is encoded by the coding sequence ATGCCAAAGCAAGGAATACATCCAAATTATCAAGAAGCAAAATTTATTTGTACATCATGTAGTAACGAATTTCTATCTGGTTCAACAAAAGGATCAGAAGTAAGAGTAGATACTTGTTCAAATTGTCACCCTTTCTATACTGGAAAGCAAAATTTTGCAAATGCTGAAGGACGTGTAGAGAAGTTTAAAGAAAAGTTTGCTAAAAAAGACGCAGTTCAAGCAGAAATGAAAAAAGCTTCTGAAAGTCAAAAAGCTGAAAATGCTAAAAAAGCAAAAGAAAAAAAATAG
- the fba gene encoding class II fructose-1,6-bisphosphate aldolase, which produces MAKLYNSRLVNATKMVKDAHENKYAIGHFNINNLEWTKSLLEAAQDSKTPIIIATSEGAIKYMGGLKTIVGMVNGLLEELNITVPVALHLDHGQSVEMAKKCIEAGYSSVMFDGSHLPYEENIAKVKELMIFANDHEVSVEAEIGSIGGEEDGVVGEGELGDPLQAEEMSKLGISMLAAGIGNIHGKYPEWWKSLSFETLEALQNACKLPMVLHGGSGIPQDQVEKAIKLGISKINVNTELQLSFRDATRKYIEDKKDLDDHGKGFDPRKLLAPGSKAIKETFLELTKWFGCQGKAK; this is translated from the coding sequence ATGGCAAAATTATATAATAGTAGATTAGTAAATGCTACTAAAATGGTTAAAGATGCACATGAAAATAAATATGCTATTGGTCACTTTAACATAAATAATTTAGAATGAACTAAATCTTTATTGGAGGCAGCTCAAGATTCTAAAACACCTATAATAATTGCAACTTCTGAAGGAGCAATTAAATATATGGGAGGTCTAAAAACTATTGTTGGAATGGTTAATGGTCTTTTAGAAGAATTAAATATAACAGTTCCTGTTGCTTTACATTTAGATCATGGACAATCTGTTGAAATGGCTAAAAAATGTATAGAAGCAGGTTACTCTTCAGTAATGTTTGATGGTTCACATTTACCATATGAAGAAAACATTGCCAAAGTAAAAGAATTGATGATTTTTGCAAATGATCATGAAGTTTCAGTTGAAGCAGAAATCGGTTCAATTGGTGGTGAAGAAGATGGTGTTGTTGGTGAAGGTGAATTAGGGGATCCATTACAAGCTGAAGAAATGTCAAAACTTGGTATTTCAATGTTAGCTGCTGGTATAGGTAATATACATGGTAAATATCCTGAATGATGAAAATCTTTATCTTTTGAAACTTTAGAAGCATTACAAAATGCTTGTAAACTACCAATGGTTTTACATGGTGGTTCAGGGATACCTCAAGATCAAGTAGAAAAAGCAATAAAATTAGGTATTTCAAAAATTAATGTTAATACTGAATTACAATTATCATTCAGAGATGCAACAAGAAAATATATAGAAGATAAAAAAGATTTAGATGATCATGGAAAAGGTTTTGACCCAAGAAAATTATTAGCTCCTGGTTCAAAAGCAATTAAAGAGACTTTCTTAGAGTTAACTAAGTGGTTCGGTTGTCAAGGTAAAGCTAAGTAA